Proteins encoded within one genomic window of Flavobacterium oreochromis:
- a CDS encoding DUF6787 family protein: MNKLKERWGIKSNYQLVVIFIVFAINGSLSARISSYFMQFIGLTKEDIHWFFYYFLLLILVLPLYPFMLMFFGWLFGQSKFFFPFSKKMLHSIGLGFIFKS; encoded by the coding sequence ATGAATAAACTTAAAGAACGTTGGGGAATTAAATCTAATTATCAATTAGTAGTTATTTTTATTGTATTTGCAATAAATGGTTCATTATCTGCTCGTATTTCTTCGTATTTTATGCAGTTCATAGGATTGACTAAAGAAGATATACATTGGTTTTTTTATTATTTTCTACTCTTAATTTTAGTTTTACCCCTCTACCCTTTTATGTTAATGTTTTTTGGCTGGCTTTTTGGTCAATCTAAGTTCTTTTTTCCTTTTAGCAAAAAAATGTTACATTCAATAGGTCTTGGATTCATTTTTAAAAGCTAA